The proteins below come from a single Ruegeria sp. THAF33 genomic window:
- a CDS encoding iron-sulfur cluster assembly accessory protein, whose translation MFGIPGKQAVTMTPKAAEQITRLMDSGGHAGLRIGVKKGGCAGMEYTMEYVDQADPHDEVVEQDGARIMIAPMAQMFLFGTEIDYEVSLLESGFKFKNPNVVDACGCGESIKFDESIGQQG comes from the coding sequence ATGTTCGGCATCCCCGGCAAACAGGCTGTGACCATGACGCCCAAAGCCGCAGAGCAGATTACCCGCCTGATGGACTCGGGCGGTCACGCTGGTTTGCGCATCGGCGTCAAAAAAGGCGGCTGTGCAGGCATGGAATACACCATGGAATACGTCGATCAGGCAGATCCCCATGACGAAGTCGTCGAACAGGATGGCGCGCGCATCATGATTGCGCCAATGGCCCAGATGTTTCTGTTTGGAACCGAAATCGATTACGAAGTGTCGTTGTTGGAATCCGGGTTCAAATTCAAGAACCCGAACGTCGTCGACGCCTGCGGCTGCGGTGAGTCGATCAAATTTGACGAAAGCATCGGCCAACAAGGCTAA
- a CDS encoding SPFH domain-containing protein — protein MTEDQIIGLLSSNIIYLLAAVLVVIIIFKGIKIVPQSEKYVVERFGRLHSVLGPGINFIVPLLDVARHKISILERQLPNATQDAITKDNVLVQIDTSVFYRILEPEKTVYRIRDVDGAIATTVAGIVRAEIGKMDLDEVQSNRAQLITRIQESVETAVDDWGIEVTRAEILDVNLDQATRDAMLQQLNAERARRAQVTEAEGQKRAVELHADAELYAAEQTAKARRIQAEAEAYATGVVAKAIQDNGIEAAQYQVALKQVEALNALGNGSGKQTIVVPANALEAFGDAFKMLKGGR, from the coding sequence ATGACCGAAGATCAGATCATCGGACTGCTTTCATCAAACATCATTTACCTGCTGGCCGCCGTGCTGGTGGTTATCATTATTTTCAAGGGCATCAAGATCGTTCCGCAATCCGAAAAATACGTGGTTGAACGGTTTGGAAGACTGCATTCGGTGCTTGGCCCCGGCATCAATTTCATCGTTCCGTTACTGGACGTTGCCCGCCACAAAATCTCGATCCTTGAACGCCAGTTGCCGAACGCGACACAGGACGCGATCACCAAGGACAACGTGCTGGTGCAAATCGACACCTCTGTCTTCTACCGCATTCTCGAACCGGAAAAGACGGTCTATCGTATCCGCGACGTTGACGGAGCGATTGCAACCACGGTTGCCGGTATCGTTCGTGCCGAGATCGGCAAGATGGATCTGGACGAAGTGCAGTCGAACCGTGCACAGTTGATCACACGCATTCAAGAAAGCGTTGAAACCGCAGTGGATGATTGGGGAATCGAAGTGACCCGGGCCGAGATTCTGGATGTGAATCTGGATCAGGCCACCCGCGATGCCATGCTGCAACAGCTAAACGCAGAACGCGCCCGCCGTGCGCAGGTGACCGAAGCCGAAGGCCAAAAACGCGCCGTCGAACTGCACGCCGATGCCGAGCTGTACGCAGCCGAACAAACCGCCAAGGCGCGACGCATTCAGGCCGAGGCCGAGGCCTACGCGACAGGCGTCGTCGCCAAGGCCATTCAGGACAATGGCATCGAGGCTGCGCAGTATCAGGTTGCGTTGAAGCAGGTTGAAGCCCTTAATGCACTGGGCAACGGTTCCGGCAAGCAGACCATAGTTGTGCCTGCCAATGCTCTCGAAGCCTTTGGTGACGCGTTCAAAATGCTCAAAGGAGGTAGATGA
- a CDS encoding TRAP transporter small permease codes for MSGANSGQGGLVDHIEETLIACLLGLMTVVTFANVIARFVFNSNILWALELTVFTFGWLVLLGASYAVKKHSHLGVDAILNMLAPAPRRILALIAVGCCLVFSLLLLKGAYDYWAVFADLPPTSGRWFPTGFNFDARSQSFYEVDDIPMVAPLRFLEDLINYGEGYEKLPKVVPYLVLPVSMLLLVIRFAQVAVQIWRGETDRLVASHEVEDEIEEVRAQQGEHN; via the coding sequence ATGTCTGGTGCGAATTCCGGCCAAGGCGGGCTGGTCGACCATATCGAAGAAACCCTGATCGCGTGTCTGTTGGGCCTGATGACGGTCGTGACATTTGCCAACGTGATCGCGCGGTTTGTTTTCAATTCCAATATCCTGTGGGCGCTTGAACTGACGGTGTTCACTTTTGGCTGGCTGGTGCTGCTTGGTGCTTCTTACGCGGTCAAGAAACACTCTCATCTGGGTGTTGATGCGATCCTGAACATGCTGGCCCCGGCGCCGCGTCGCATTCTGGCGCTCATCGCCGTGGGGTGCTGTCTGGTGTTTTCGCTGCTGTTGCTGAAAGGCGCCTATGACTATTGGGCGGTATTCGCGGATCTGCCGCCGACATCCGGACGCTGGTTCCCGACCGGGTTCAACTTCGACGCCCGCAGCCAGAGCTTCTATGAGGTTGACGATATCCCGATGGTCGCTCCGCTGCGGTTTCTGGAAGACCTGATCAACTATGGCGAAGGGTACGAGAAGCTTCCCAAAGTGGTGCCCTATTTGGTGCTGCCGGTATCGATGCTGCTGCTGGTGATCCGGTTCGCCCAGGTTGCCGTTCAGATCTGGCGTGGTGAAACGGATCGCCTTGTCGCCAGCCACGAAGTCGAGGACGAGATCGAAGAAGTCCGCGCTCAGCAAGGAGAGCACAACTGA
- a CDS encoding multidrug efflux SMR transporter, with amino-acid sequence MPWIFLLFAGLLEIVWAVAMKQSAGFTRLWPTAVMGVSMLGSFGLLALAMRDLPLGTAYTIWTGIGAVGAFSVGILFLGEALTPVRIAAAVLIVTGLVVMKLS; translated from the coding sequence ATGCCCTGGATCTTTCTTCTGTTTGCTGGCCTTTTGGAAATTGTCTGGGCGGTTGCCATGAAGCAGTCGGCCGGTTTTACCCGATTGTGGCCGACGGCCGTGATGGGCGTTTCGATGTTGGGTTCATTTGGTCTGCTGGCGCTTGCAATGCGGGACTTGCCGTTGGGGACCGCATACACGATCTGGACTGGGATCGGTGCGGTGGGGGCGTTCAGTGTCGGTATTCTGTTTCTTGGCGAAGCCCTGACACCTGTGCGGATCGCAGCTGCGGTTCTGATCGTGACAGGCCTTGTGGTGATGAAGCTTTCCTGA
- a CDS encoding sigma-54 dependent transcriptional regulator codes for MMRRVLLVDDDAAVREALSQTLELADYQPTTAGSFVAAKDHISPEFPGVIISDIRMPGRDGFHLLSYAREVDPDLPVVLLTGEGDIPMAVDAMGKGAFDFLEKPCAASDLLEVLERAFAARSQVLEQRAAKSELERGDPAARLLFGLSPQAEALRERVRTVAPTGAEVLVTGPPGSGISKVAEVVHLMSPAGQGPFVKRTASSLSPDDLAESCEDAAGGSLFLDEVSAMPHATQFAALEIIEHGPGGRIIAGTTADLSALSSEGRFNADLFYRLDVMRVRIPSLAERPDDIPVIFRHYVAQAAEQAGIVAPEISSEHLASLMASDWPGNARSLMSAAMRFVLGMPEEVAQATDLGLSEQMARVERSLLIAALGRHNGKASDAAKALKLPRKTFYDKLARYQIRAEDYRR; via the coding sequence ATGATGCGCAGGGTTTTGTTGGTCGATGATGATGCCGCCGTACGCGAGGCCCTGTCTCAAACTCTAGAATTGGCGGACTATCAGCCAACGACCGCTGGATCCTTTGTGGCGGCCAAGGATCACATCAGCCCCGAGTTTCCCGGTGTCATCATCTCGGATATCCGCATGCCGGGGCGGGACGGGTTCCATCTTTTGTCTTATGCCCGAGAGGTCGATCCGGATCTTCCCGTGGTTCTTCTGACGGGTGAGGGCGATATTCCCATGGCCGTCGACGCCATGGGAAAGGGTGCGTTCGATTTTCTGGAAAAGCCGTGCGCCGCGTCCGATCTTCTGGAGGTGCTTGAACGCGCCTTTGCAGCCCGTTCGCAGGTATTGGAGCAAAGAGCGGCGAAATCCGAGCTGGAACGAGGAGACCCCGCCGCGCGTTTGCTGTTCGGCCTGTCGCCCCAGGCCGAGGCCCTGCGCGAGCGGGTTCGGACCGTTGCGCCAACAGGTGCCGAAGTTCTTGTGACAGGACCGCCAGGCAGCGGCATCTCGAAGGTCGCCGAGGTCGTGCATCTGATGTCGCCAGCAGGGCAGGGACCATTTGTCAAACGCACGGCCTCAAGCCTCAGCCCCGACGACTTGGCCGAGAGCTGTGAAGATGCGGCAGGTGGGTCATTGTTTCTGGACGAAGTCTCGGCCATGCCCCATGCCACGCAATTTGCGGCGTTGGAGATCATCGAGCATGGACCAGGCGGGCGTATCATTGCGGGAACGACCGCTGATCTTTCAGCGCTGAGTTCTGAAGGCCGGTTCAATGCAGACCTGTTTTACAGGCTGGATGTCATGCGGGTGCGTATTCCATCGCTGGCAGAACGCCCCGACGACATTCCGGTGATCTTCCGCCATTACGTTGCACAGGCCGCAGAACAGGCGGGGATCGTGGCGCCGGAAATCTCGTCCGAGCATCTGGCGTCGCTAATGGCCAGCGACTGGCCGGGGAATGCGCGATCCCTGATGTCAGCCGCGATGCGCTTCGTGCTGGGAATGCCGGAAGAAGTCGCGCAGGCAACTGATCTGGGGCTCAGCGAACAGATGGCGCGGGTGGAGCGGTCGCTGCTCATCGCGGCGCTGGGTCGTCACAACGGTAAGGCATCAGATGCGGCGAAGGCATTGAAACTGCCGCGCAAGACATTTTACGACAAGCTGGCACGGTACCAGATTCGGGCCGAGGATTACCGGCGGTAA
- a CDS encoding TRAP transporter large permease, with translation MDVVLLFSMVVGLLLIGVPIAVALGLSSTLFLLIYSDSSLASVAGTLFEAFEGHFTLLAIPFFILASSFMTTGGVARRIIRFSIACVGHLPGGLAIAGVFACMLFAALSGSSPATVVAIGSIVIAGMRQVGYSKEFAAGVICNAGTLGILIPPSIVMVVYAAAVEVSVGRMFLAGVIPGLMAGLMLMITIYVMAKVKNLPKGEWKGWGEIFTSAREAGWGLFLIVIILGGIYGGIFTPTEAAAVAAVYAFFIASFVYKDMGPLSTEEGTQNLPLLKKPYALITAFFHPDTKHTLFEAGKLTVTLLFVIANALILKHVLTDEQVPQHIAEAMLSAGLGPVAFLIVVNVILLIGGQFMEPSGLLVIVAPLVFPIAIELGIDPIHLGIIMVVNMEIGMITPPVGLNLFVTSGVAGMPMMSVVKAALPFLAVLFVFLIMVTYIPWISTFLPNTFMGPEIITN, from the coding sequence ATGGACGTCGTACTTCTTTTCTCGATGGTCGTCGGCCTGCTGCTGATCGGTGTGCCGATTGCGGTTGCGCTTGGCCTCAGCTCGACCCTGTTTCTGCTGATCTACTCTGACAGTTCACTCGCTTCTGTCGCGGGCACGCTGTTCGAAGCTTTTGAAGGGCATTTTACGCTGCTTGCGATCCCGTTCTTCATTCTGGCGTCGTCCTTCATGACAACAGGTGGTGTCGCACGACGGATCATCCGGTTCTCGATCGCCTGTGTCGGGCATTTGCCCGGCGGGCTGGCGATTGCGGGCGTCTTTGCCTGTATGCTGTTCGCAGCCCTGTCCGGGTCGTCTCCGGCGACCGTGGTCGCCATTGGCTCGATCGTAATCGCGGGGATGCGTCAGGTGGGCTATTCCAAGGAATTTGCCGCCGGTGTGATCTGCAACGCGGGGACACTGGGTATTCTGATCCCTCCGTCCATCGTCATGGTCGTATATGCCGCCGCTGTTGAAGTCTCGGTTGGGCGCATGTTCCTTGCGGGGGTTATTCCCGGTCTGATGGCTGGTTTGATGCTGATGATCACCATCTATGTCATGGCCAAGGTCAAGAACCTGCCCAAGGGTGAATGGAAAGGCTGGGGAGAGATCTTTACCTCGGCCCGTGAGGCCGGTTGGGGTCTTTTCCTGATCGTCATCATTCTGGGTGGTATCTATGGTGGCATCTTCACCCCGACCGAGGCCGCCGCAGTCGCCGCAGTCTACGCGTTCTTCATTGCCAGCTTTGTGTACAAGGACATGGGCCCGCTGAGCACGGAAGAAGGCACGCAGAACCTGCCGCTGCTGAAAAAACCCTATGCGCTGATCACGGCTTTCTTTCACCCGGACACCAAGCATACGCTGTTCGAGGCGGGCAAGCTGACGGTCACGCTGCTGTTCGTGATCGCCAACGCGCTGATCCTCAAGCATGTTCTGACCGACGAACAGGTGCCGCAGCATATCGCCGAAGCGATGCTGTCGGCGGGCCTTGGCCCGGTGGCTTTCCTGATCGTGGTAAACGTGATCCTGCTGATCGGCGGTCAGTTCATGGAACCGTCTGGCCTGCTGGTCATCGTGGCGCCCCTGGTGTTCCCGATCGCTATCGAGCTGGGCATCGACCCGATCCATCTGGGTATCATCATGGTGGTCAACATGGAGATCGGGATGATCACGCCTCCGGTCGGTCTGAACCTGTTCGTGACTTCGGGTGTTGCGGGTATGCCGATGATGAGCGTTGTGAAGGCGGCGCTGCCCTTCCTTGCGGTGCTGTTCGTCTTCCTGATCATGGTGACGTATATTCCGTGGATATCGACCTTCCTGCCCAACACCTTCATGGGGCCGGAAATAATAACCAACTAG
- a CDS encoding nucleoside hydrolase — translation MKLIIDTDPGIDDAMAIAYAAAAPEFDLIGLTTVFGNTHVHQSSRNARFLLDKLGLDLPVAEGAPFPLGADMHVPSDHVHGPEGFGDLTEIPEIGRNHDLPAAEFLAEMARKHKNELVVCAVGPLTNIANAMRLDPEFAGNLGRLVIMGGAVYCKGNVTDHAEANVYHDAVAADAVFSAPPETVLVGLDVTLKTLYETADFDALAQKSPGMGSFLRDISRFYLKFYKEIGGLEGCGLHDSTAVIACSHGAMFDMVETGLRVVTEGDRIGATQPDRDRPAVHVCRDVDGAGVVRLFTDRVASLP, via the coding sequence ATGAAATTGATAATCGATACAGACCCCGGCATCGACGATGCCATGGCGATCGCCTATGCCGCCGCTGCGCCTGAATTTGACCTGATCGGCCTGACCACGGTTTTCGGCAATACGCATGTTCATCAGTCCAGCCGCAATGCCCGTTTTCTGCTGGACAAGCTGGGCCTGGACCTTCCGGTGGCGGAAGGCGCGCCTTTCCCTTTGGGGGCTGACATGCACGTCCCATCGGACCATGTCCATGGTCCCGAAGGGTTTGGTGACCTGACTGAAATTCCCGAGATCGGACGGAACCATGATCTTCCCGCCGCAGAGTTTCTGGCCGAGATGGCCCGGAAGCACAAAAACGAACTGGTCGTGTGTGCGGTCGGACCGCTGACCAATATTGCCAACGCCATGCGATTGGACCCGGAATTTGCCGGTAACCTCGGCCGGTTGGTGATCATGGGCGGTGCCGTCTACTGCAAGGGCAACGTCACCGACCATGCAGAAGCCAACGTCTATCACGATGCGGTTGCCGCGGATGCGGTCTTTTCCGCACCGCCCGAGACCGTGCTGGTTGGTTTGGACGTTACCCTGAAAACACTTTACGAGACCGCGGACTTCGACGCGCTGGCTCAAAAATCGCCCGGCATGGGATCTTTTCTGCGTGATATCTCTCGATTTTACCTGAAATTCTATAAAGAAATCGGCGGATTGGAAGGGTGCGGCCTGCATGATTCAACCGCCGTGATCGCCTGTTCGCACGGGGCCATGTTCGACATGGTCGAAACCGGGCTGCGTGTTGTGACGGAAGGCGACCGGATAGGTGCGACGCAACCTGACCGGGATCGTCCCGCAGTTCATGTTTGTCGTGATGTGGATGGGGCGGGTGTCGTGCGTCTGTTTACTGACCGCGTTGCATCCTTGCCCTGA
- a CDS encoding DctP family TRAP transporter solute-binding subunit — MRFLTTAATALALTVTATAGVAACDDGEIVVKFAHVTNTDKHPKGIAASLLEQRVNDEMNGVMCMEVYPNSTLYNDDKVLEAMLQGDVQLAAPSLSKFEKFTKQFRLFDLPFMFKNIDAVDAFQASADGQAMKDSMQRRGLQGLAFWHNGMKQMSANKPLVDPSDANGLKFRVQSSDVLVAQMEAIGGSPQKMAFSEVYGALQQGVVDGQENTWSNIYGKKFFEVQDGITETNHGIIDYLVVTSVDWLDSLDPDVRDQFLTILAEVTETRNKEAFAVNEAAKASIVEAGGVIRELTPEQRQAWVDAMKPVWDQFAGDVGQDKIDAAQAINAGF; from the coding sequence ATGAGATTCCTGACAACGGCAGCAACCGCTCTGGCCCTGACAGTCACTGCGACCGCAGGCGTGGCAGCCTGTGACGATGGTGAAATCGTCGTCAAGTTCGCGCATGTGACCAACACTGACAAACACCCCAAGGGCATTGCCGCATCGCTGCTGGAACAGCGCGTCAATGACGAGATGAACGGCGTGATGTGCATGGAGGTCTATCCGAACTCGACCCTGTACAACGACGACAAGGTGCTGGAAGCGATGTTGCAGGGCGACGTTCAGCTGGCCGCACCGTCGCTGTCAAAGTTCGAGAAGTTCACCAAGCAGTTCCGCCTGTTTGACCTGCCGTTCATGTTCAAGAACATCGATGCTGTGGATGCATTCCAGGCTTCGGCCGATGGTCAGGCGATGAAGGACAGCATGCAGCGCCGTGGCCTTCAGGGGCTGGCCTTCTGGCACAACGGCATGAAGCAGATGTCGGCCAACAAGCCGCTGGTCGATCCGTCGGATGCAAACGGTCTGAAGTTCCGCGTGCAGTCTTCGGACGTTCTGGTGGCACAGATGGAGGCCATTGGTGGCAGCCCGCAGAAAATGGCGTTCTCGGAAGTTTACGGCGCGCTGCAACAGGGGGTTGTGGATGGTCAGGAAAACACCTGGTCGAACATCTATGGCAAGAAGTTCTTCGAAGTGCAGGACGGCATCACCGAGACCAACCACGGTATCATCGACTATCTGGTCGTAACCTCTGTGGACTGGCTGGACAGCCTGGATCCGGACGTGCGTGACCAGTTCCTGACCATTCTGGCTGAAGTCACGGAAACACGGAACAAGGAAGCCTTTGCCGTGAACGAAGCAGCCAAAGCTTCGATCGTTGAAGCAGGCGGTGTCATCCGCGAATTGACCCCGGAACAGCGTCAGGCCTGGGTTGATGCGATGAAGCCTGTTTGGGACCAGTTCGCAGGTGACGTGGGTCAGGACAAGATCGACGCGGCTCAGGCCATCAACGCCGGCTTCTGA
- a CDS encoding ATP-binding protein has product MRRTLAMRRIECKTLSMHRVWFISGFLLAVGLLSGFVWSYGYRQALSQLSEKAEADLELAADRLSTQMQVYQELAVLMATHPVLHELDTQAGIRQARATLLDVADKTAAVNMMYLDTNGQVLVSAQPVSQRNMAHHPAFRRAMQGALGSAHEVVPSGEDRIYSYAAPTFGPSGQIEGALMVVADVQDVEQTWRGSTEAVFFVDSDGVVFISNRSDLLFWRRADGEAGLTPPDGAAVDFSSKQVGRHELWHLNWGRYLPRDALHLTLDLPVIDMTAEVLVDVAPALQLARLQAAAVAAICLAFGAMLFLAMERRRALAEANTVLESRVAKRTHDLTVANASLRKEVAEREEAEAALRRAQADLVQAGKLSALGQMSAGISHELNQPLMAIRQFADNGSAFMTRGKPEMAAENLGRISEMAARMARIIKNLRAFARNESEPMGRVDLIQVLNTAVELTEARLRDDDVTLNWTPPNGAVYVWGGEVRLVQVFVNLINNAADAMLGRPKRIISITLRKGARLSVSLQDTGPGIEDPDRMFEPFYSTKSVGSSEGLGLGLSISYGLVQSFGGDIRGANTADGAMFTVELEPCDKEEAA; this is encoded by the coding sequence CTGTCTCAGCTGAGCGAGAAGGCAGAGGCAGATCTTGAGCTGGCGGCTGACCGGCTGAGCACGCAGATGCAAGTGTATCAGGAACTTGCCGTGCTGATGGCAACTCATCCCGTTTTGCATGAACTGGATACGCAGGCCGGTATTCGCCAAGCCCGGGCAACGCTGCTGGACGTCGCTGACAAAACGGCCGCCGTAAACATGATGTATCTGGATACGAACGGACAGGTGCTGGTATCGGCGCAGCCTGTGTCCCAGCGCAACATGGCCCATCATCCGGCTTTCCGCCGTGCGATGCAGGGCGCCTTGGGCAGTGCGCATGAGGTTGTACCTTCCGGCGAAGACCGGATCTATTCCTATGCCGCCCCCACTTTTGGCCCGTCTGGCCAGATCGAAGGCGCGTTGATGGTCGTTGCTGATGTTCAGGACGTTGAACAAACGTGGCGTGGCAGTACCGAGGCGGTTTTCTTTGTCGATTCAGATGGTGTCGTTTTCATTTCCAACAGATCCGACCTGCTGTTCTGGCGCCGGGCGGACGGTGAGGCGGGATTGACGCCGCCAGATGGTGCGGCCGTCGATTTTTCTTCGAAACAGGTCGGCAGGCACGAGTTGTGGCATTTGAACTGGGGGCGTTACCTGCCGCGCGATGCGCTGCATCTGACCCTTGATTTGCCGGTGATCGACATGACGGCCGAGGTTCTGGTGGATGTGGCGCCAGCCCTTCAGCTTGCCAGGCTTCAGGCGGCGGCCGTCGCGGCGATCTGTCTGGCCTTTGGGGCCATGCTCTTTCTTGCCATGGAGCGGCGGCGGGCATTGGCAGAAGCGAATACCGTTCTGGAAAGCCGTGTGGCCAAACGTACCCATGACCTGACAGTGGCAAATGCCAGTTTGCGCAAGGAAGTGGCGGAACGGGAAGAAGCCGAGGCGGCGCTGCGGCGGGCCCAGGCAGACCTGGTGCAGGCGGGAAAGCTCAGCGCTTTGGGGCAAATGTCGGCGGGCATCAGCCATGAACTGAACCAGCCGCTTATGGCCATACGACAATTCGCGGATAACGGTTCAGCGTTCATGACGCGGGGAAAACCTGAAATGGCTGCCGAGAACCTGGGACGGATCTCGGAAATGGCGGCGCGGATGGCGCGGATCATCAAGAACCTTCGCGCCTTTGCCCGCAACGAAAGCGAACCGATGGGGCGGGTTGACCTGATTCAGGTTCTCAACACCGCTGTTGAACTGACCGAGGCCCGCCTGCGAGACGACGATGTAACCCTGAACTGGACCCCCCCGAATGGCGCTGTGTATGTTTGGGGGGGTGAAGTACGTTTGGTGCAGGTGTTCGTGAATCTGATCAACAATGCGGCGGATGCAATGCTGGGGCGACCAAAACGGATTATTTCGATAACGCTGCGAAAAGGCGCACGATTGAGCGTTTCCTTGCAGGATACTGGCCCGGGCATTGAAGACCCCGACCGAATGTTCGAGCCCTTCTATTCCACGAAAAGCGTTGGATCGTCAGAAGGTTTGGGGCTGGGGCTTTCCATTTCCTACGGGCTGGTTCAAAGCTTTGGTGGGGATATACGGGGCGCGAACACGGCGGATGGGGCCATGTTTACCGTCGAACTGGAACCCTGCGACAAGGAAGAGGCCGCATGA
- the tpiA gene encoding triose-phosphate isomerase, which yields MRQKLAAGNWKMNGTGAELTELKALSQIHPAASVDILICPPATLLSRASIAVQGTAISVGGQDCHAAKSGAHTGDISADMLVDAGATSVILGHSERRVDHGEHDEDVRAKARAAMDAGLKAIICVGESLEQREAANTLDIIGGQMSGSIPDQSTGENLIVAYEPIWAIGTGKVPTLEEIGEVHDFMRARLERRFGEGVGRSVRLLYGGSVKPSNAADIFSVSNVDGALVGGASLKASDFSGIIQALEDA from the coding sequence ATGCGGCAGAAGCTGGCGGCTGGAAACTGGAAAATGAATGGGACCGGCGCTGAGTTGACCGAGTTGAAGGCGCTGTCTCAGATCCACCCGGCGGCATCGGTGGATATCCTGATTTGCCCACCGGCAACATTGCTCAGCCGCGCATCAATTGCCGTTCAGGGCACCGCCATCTCTGTCGGTGGTCAGGACTGTCATGCCGCGAAATCAGGCGCACATACCGGCGATATCAGTGCGGATATGCTGGTGGATGCCGGTGCAACATCGGTCATCCTGGGCCATTCCGAGCGCCGCGTGGACCACGGTGAACATGACGAAGATGTGCGGGCCAAGGCGCGCGCAGCAATGGATGCAGGTCTGAAGGCGATCATTTGCGTCGGCGAAAGCCTTGAGCAGCGCGAAGCGGCCAATACGCTCGACATAATCGGCGGCCAGATGTCCGGGTCGATCCCGGATCAGTCGACCGGCGAGAACCTGATCGTCGCATATGAACCGATCTGGGCAATTGGCACCGGCAAAGTTCCCACCCTGGAAGAAATCGGGGAAGTTCACGACTTCATGCGCGCCCGGCTAGAGCGCCGCTTTGGCGAAGGCGTGGGCCGTTCTGTCCGCCTGCTTTATGGCGGTTCGGTGAAACCCAGCAACGCGGCGGATATATTTTCAGTTTCCAACGTCGATGGCGCACTTGTGGGCGGGGCCAGCCTGAAAGCGTCTGATTTCTCGGGAATCATTCAAGCGCTGGAAGACGCCTAA
- a CDS encoding SUF system Fe-S cluster assembly protein codes for MTHPSEQFEGTPLIAPSTIEHPLYEAVVEACRTVYDPEIPVNIYDLGLIYTIDISPDNAVKVIMTLTAPGCPVAGDMPGWIVEAIEPVAGVKEVDVELTWEPPWGMEMMSDEARLELGFM; via the coding sequence ATGACCCACCCGAGCGAACAGTTTGAAGGCACCCCGTTGATTGCGCCATCAACGATTGAACACCCGCTGTACGAGGCTGTCGTCGAAGCGTGCCGCACGGTTTACGATCCGGAAATTCCGGTCAACATCTATGACCTGGGCCTGATCTATACGATCGACATTTCTCCGGACAACGCTGTGAAGGTCATCATGACCCTGACGGCACCCGGATGTCCGGTCGCGGGCGACATGCCCGGCTGGATTGTCGAGGCCATAGAGCCTGTTGCGGGCGTCAAGGAAGTCGATGTCGAACTGACCTGGGAACCGCCTTGGGGCATGGAGATGATGTCAGATGAGGCGCGCCTGGAATTGGGCTTTATGTAG
- a CDS encoding NfeD family protein: protein MADPFWLTWWIWLAAALALGILEIVLPGFIFLGFAIGAAITGLILIIPGLTLSLHVIALIFAVLSLIAWLVLRRLFALPHGQVKTFTHDIND from the coding sequence ATGGCTGATCCCTTTTGGCTGACCTGGTGGATCTGGCTGGCCGCCGCGCTGGCTCTGGGGATCCTGGAAATCGTTCTGCCCGGATTCATCTTTCTGGGCTTTGCAATCGGGGCCGCGATCACCGGTCTCATCCTCATCATCCCCGGTCTGACATTGTCATTGCATGTGATTGCGCTGATCTTTGCAGTTCTTTCGTTGATCGCATGGCTTGTCCTGCGCCGGCTTTTTGCCTTGCCGCATGGTCAGGTCAAAACCTTCACGCATGACATCAATGACTAA